The genomic window CGCCGGTGGAAGGCGCGGACTACACCCTGCGCCATGGCCATGTGGCCATCGCCGCCATCACCAGCTGCACCAACACGTCGAACCCGAACGTGCTGATCGCTGCCGGCCTGGTCGCCAAGAAGGCCAACGAGCTGGGCCTCAAGTCCAAGCCGTGGGTGAAGACCTCGCTGGCGCCGGGCTCGCAGGTGGTCACCGACTATCTGGCGAAGGCCGGCCTGCAGGAGCATCTGGACGCGCTGGGCTTCAACCTGGTCGGCTACGGCTGCACCACCTGCATCGGCAACTCCGGCCCGCTGCCGGAGCCGATCTCCAAGGCCATCAACGCCAATGATCTGGTTGCCGTGTCCGTGCTATCGGGCAACCGCAACTTCGAGGGCCGCGTCAGCCCCGACGTGAAGGCCAACTACCTGGCCTCCCCGCCGCTGGTGGTCGCCTATGCGCTCCTCGGCACCATGGCCAAGGACATCACCACCGAGCCGCTCGGCACCTCCAAGGACGGCAAGCCGGTCTACCTGAAGGACATCTGGCCGACCAACCAGGAGATCCAGACCGCCATCCAGCAGGCCGTCACCTCGGAGATGTTCAAGTCCCGCTACGCCAACGTGTTCCTGGGCGACGAGTATTGGCAGGGCATCAAGGTGGGCACGGGCCAGACCTACAGCTGGTCGTCCGAGTCGACCTACGTGCAGAACCCGCCGTACTTCCAGAACATCAGCATGACCTCTGCCGCCGTTGGCGACATCGTCAATGCCCGTCCTCTGGCGGTGCTGGGCGACTCGATCACCACCGACCACATCTCGCCGGCCGGCAACATCAAGGAGAACTCGCCCGCGGGCCAGTACCTCCTGCAGCACGGCGTCTCGAAGGCGGACTTCAACAGCTACGGCTCGCGCCGCGGCAACCATGAAGTGATGATGCGCGGCACCTTCGCCAACATCCGCATTCGCAACGAGATGGTCCCCGGCACCGAAGGCGGCATCACCAAGCACGTGCCCACGGGCGAGGTCATGCCGATCTATGACGCCTCCATGAAGTATCAGGCGGAAGGCACCCAGCTGGTCATCGTGGCCGGCAAGGAGTACGGCACCGGCTCCTCGCGCGACTGGGCGGCCAAGGGCACCAACCTCCTGGGCGTTAAAGCCGTGATCGCCGAAAGCTTCGAGCGCATCCACCGCTCGAACCTCGTCGGCATGGCGGTGCTGCCGCTCCAGTTCAAGGACGGCCAGTCCCGCGCCACCCTGGGCCTCGATGGCACCGAGACCTACACCATCCGTGGCGTCGGCAACCTTCGCCCGCGCCAGGATATCGAGGTCGAGGTTACCCGCGCCAACGGCGAGACGTTCAGCTTCACCGCCCTGTGCCGTATCGATACCGAAAACGAGATCGGCTACTTCTACAGCGGCGGCGTGCTGACCTACGTGCTGCGGAAGCTGGCGGCGTAACAGCCTCCGGCTACCTGCCGAAAAGAAACGGGGCGGTCCTTCGGGGCCGCCCTTTTTCTTTGGTTCAGAATTCTCTTTGCAGAGGGTCTTGGGCCCTCCGCACCCCCTGATTTTTCGAGCCGCGTTTCCGGCGCGTGCCGACAGGCAAACCGGAATAAAAAGGATGCACCCGGCTCATGCAGAGTGCATCCCCAAAAAAACGGAAGGGAGGTTGCCAAGAGGGGTGAATCCCTCCTGCAAAAAAACAGCAAAGCCAACAACCTATCGCGCTGCCAGGAGACTCTGGCCGGGGGAGCCGTCCGCGTTCAGGGCCGTCAACTCCTCGACCGTGCCGTCGCGTTTGACGAGGCAGTAGAACTGACGCGGGCTGTCAGCGCCGGCGGGGCTGGCCGCCAACCATACCTTGAAGCGCCGCCCGCCGCCGCCGATGCGATCGAGGTCAAGGGCGTTGGGCGCGAGCCCTTCGACCTGCCGGGCCACGCTCGCCCGGCAGGCGGCGACGGCCTCGGACTGGTCGTCCGCAAAGGCAGGGGAAGCCGCACC from Pedomonas mirosovicensis includes these protein-coding regions:
- the acnA gene encoding aconitate hydratase AcnA, encoding MTAVGQDTLKTRRTLNVGGKEFSYYSLKAAEEHIGDVSRLPFSMKVLLENLLRFEDGGQTVSVDDIKAVAEWLRNPKSDREIQYRPARVLMQDFTGVPAVVDLAAMRDGMAKLGGDPNRINPLVPVDLVIDHSVMVDDFGNPLAFKRNVELEFQRNMERYEFLKWGQNALKNFRVVPPGTGICHQVNVEYLAQVVWTSEDTAGATIAYPDTLVGTDSHTTMVNGLGVLGWGVGGIEAEAAMLGQPVSMILPEVIGFKLTGKLKEGTTATDLVLTVTNMLRKKGVVGKFVEFYGPGVLTLSVADMATIGNMAPEYGATCGFFPICQETLDYLRFTGREDWRVALVGEYAKEQGMFADANTPDPVFTDTLELDLSTVEPSLAGPRRPQDRVALSNATNAYKEELTGFYKKSGDAANVEAPVEGADYTLRHGHVAIAAITSCTNTSNPNVLIAAGLVAKKANELGLKSKPWVKTSLAPGSQVVTDYLAKAGLQEHLDALGFNLVGYGCTTCIGNSGPLPEPISKAINANDLVAVSVLSGNRNFEGRVSPDVKANYLASPPLVVAYALLGTMAKDITTEPLGTSKDGKPVYLKDIWPTNQEIQTAIQQAVTSEMFKSRYANVFLGDEYWQGIKVGTGQTYSWSSESTYVQNPPYFQNISMTSAAVGDIVNARPLAVLGDSITTDHISPAGNIKENSPAGQYLLQHGVSKADFNSYGSRRGNHEVMMRGTFANIRIRNEMVPGTEGGITKHVPTGEVMPIYDASMKYQAEGTQLVIVAGKEYGTGSSRDWAAKGTNLLGVKAVIAESFERIHRSNLVGMAVLPLQFKDGQSRATLGLDGTETYTIRGVGNLRPRQDIEVEVTRANGETFSFTALCRIDTENEIGYFYSGGVLTYVLRKLAA